One window of the Zea mays cultivar B73 chromosome 3, Zm-B73-REFERENCE-NAM-5.0, whole genome shotgun sequence genome contains the following:
- the LOC542605 gene encoding photosystem I reaction center subunit N, chloroplastic yields MAGVNSSVVGLKPAAAVPQAAAASSPAKRVQLAAPEGRRAALLGLAAVFAVTATTGSAKATIFDEYLEKSKANKELNDKKRLATSGANFARAYTVEFGSCQFPYNFTGCQDLAKQKKVPFISDDLEIECEGKEKFKCGSNVFWKW; encoded by the exons ATGGCCGGCGTGAACTCCAGCGTCGTCGGGCTCAAGCCCGCCGCGGCAGTGCCGCAGGCCGCCGCCGCCTCATCGCCGGCGAAGCGGGTGCAGCTGGCCGCGCCCGAGGGCCGCCGCGCCGCTCTGCTCGGCCTGGCGGCCGTCTTCGCCGTCACGGCCACCACCGGGTCGGCCAAGGCCACGATCTTCGATGAGTACCTCGAGAAGAGCAAGGCCAACAAG GAGCTGAACGACAAGAAGAGGCTGGCCACCAGTGGAGCCAACTTTGCGCGCGCCTACACCGTGGAGTTCGGCAGCTGCCAGTTCCCCTACAACTTCACTGGGTGCCAGGACCTCGCCAAGCAGAAG AAAGTCCCCTTCATCAGCGACGACCTCGAGATTGAGTGCGAGGGGAAGGAGAAGTTCAAGTGCGGCTCCAACGTTTTCTGGAAGTGGTGA